Proteins from one Bradyrhizobium amphicarpaeae genomic window:
- the xylB gene encoding xylulokinase, with the protein MYLGLDIGTSGVKAVLVSEAGAILATAARELALSHPAPLWSEQDPDSWVEAAISAVDDLAARHPREVARVGGIGLSGQMHGATLLDEDGRPLRPAILWNDGRSQAECAVLEQRCPSLHAMAGNLAMPGFTAPKLLWVARHEPKIFARIAKVLLPKAYVRYRLTGEMVEDMSDAAGTLWLDVGLRRWSPLLLHATGLDLHHMPRLVEGSAVSAVLGPELTQRWGMAKDVVVAGGAGDNAASAIGLGAIAPSDAFLSLGTSGVVFRVTDRFAPAPETAVHAFCHALPGLWHQMGVMLSAAASLAWLAGVMETSAAALLAPLGERVDGPSPIKFLPYLDGERTPHNDAAASGALVGLRGATGRMQIVQAVLEGVAFAARDNLAALSAAGGPIAELDLVGGGSRSPLWAQICADVLGIPVHRVVEGEVGAALGAARLGRLAATGEKPAAVCTRPRRLASFTPRASVTEAYDEAYRRWRELYPALKECP; encoded by the coding sequence GTGTATCTCGGACTGGACATCGGCACGTCCGGCGTGAAAGCGGTGCTCGTGAGCGAAGCCGGCGCGATTCTCGCGACGGCGGCGCGCGAGCTCGCGCTGTCGCACCCGGCGCCGCTGTGGTCCGAGCAGGATCCCGATTCCTGGGTCGAGGCCGCGATCAGCGCGGTCGACGATCTCGCCGCGCGCCATCCGCGCGAGGTGGCGCGGGTCGGCGGCATCGGCCTGTCGGGCCAGATGCATGGCGCGACGCTGCTCGACGAGGACGGACGGCCGCTGCGTCCGGCGATCCTCTGGAACGACGGCCGCTCGCAGGCCGAATGCGCCGTGCTGGAGCAGCGTTGCCCCTCGCTGCACGCGATGGCCGGCAATCTGGCGATGCCCGGCTTCACCGCGCCGAAGCTGTTGTGGGTCGCGCGCCATGAGCCGAAGATCTTCGCGCGAATCGCAAAGGTGCTGCTGCCCAAGGCCTATGTGCGCTATCGCCTGACCGGCGAGATGGTCGAGGACATGTCGGATGCGGCCGGCACGCTGTGGCTCGATGTCGGCCTGCGCCGCTGGTCGCCTCTGTTGCTGCATGCCACTGGGCTCGATCTCCACCACATGCCGCGCCTCGTCGAAGGCAGCGCCGTGAGCGCGGTGCTCGGGCCGGAACTCACGCAGCGCTGGGGCATGGCGAAGGATGTCGTCGTCGCCGGGGGCGCCGGCGACAACGCCGCGAGCGCGATCGGGCTCGGTGCCATTGCGCCAAGCGATGCGTTCCTGTCGCTGGGAACGTCCGGCGTGGTGTTTCGCGTCACCGACCGGTTCGCCCCGGCGCCCGAAACGGCAGTGCATGCGTTCTGCCACGCACTGCCGGGCCTCTGGCACCAGATGGGCGTGATGCTCTCGGCGGCGGCGTCGCTGGCCTGGCTCGCCGGTGTGATGGAGACATCGGCCGCAGCGCTGCTGGCGCCGCTCGGCGAGCGCGTCGATGGGCCGAGCCCGATCAAATTCCTGCCCTATCTCGACGGTGAGCGCACGCCGCACAACGATGCTGCCGCCAGCGGCGCCTTGGTCGGCCTGCGCGGTGCGACCGGGCGGATGCAGATCGTCCAGGCCGTGCTCGAAGGCGTCGCCTTCGCCGCGCGCGACAACCTGGCGGCCCTGAGCGCCGCGGGCGGGCCGATTGCCGAGCTCGATCTCGTCGGCGGCGGCTCGCGCTCGCCGCTGTGGGCGCAGATCTGCGCCGATGTGCTCGGCATTCCCGTCCACCGCGTCGTGGAGGGCGAGGTGGGGGCGGCGCTCGGCGCCGCCAGGCTCGGGCGGCTCGCTGCGACCGGCGAGAAGCCCGCTGCGGTCTGCACCCGCCCGCGGCGGCTCGCGAGCTTCACGCCCCGCGCATCCGTCACGGAAGCTTATGACGAGGCCTATCGGCGATGGCGCGAGCTTTATCCCGCATTGAAGGAGTGCCCCTAA